A portion of the Shewanella sp. SNU WT4 genome contains these proteins:
- the cgtA gene encoding Obg family GTPase CgtA: MKFVDEAVIRVEAGDGGSGCVSFRREKYVPDGGPNGGDGGDGGNVYLVADENLNTLIDYRFERFHMAERGKNGSSCDCTGRAGEDLFLKVPVGTRTVDDETAETLGDLTKHGQKLLVAKGGFHGLGNTRFKSSTNRAPRQKTLGTPGEVRSLRLELLLLADVGLLGMPNAGKSTLIRAVSRAKPKVADYPFTTLVPNLGVVNPRPGQSFVIADIPGLIEGAADGAGLGIRFLKHLERCRILLHVLDIEPIDGSNPVESARAIVAELEKYSPKLAEKPRWLVINKSDLMLEEEVQEKVNQIVRDLDWQGEVFTISAFTRTGTEALSSKLMDYINTLPIEDRRVDPDAEVEFKWDNYHQSNLEIVEDDLDDEDWDEDDYDVEVIYQR; the protein is encoded by the coding sequence ATGAAGTTTGTCGATGAGGCAGTAATCAGAGTTGAAGCGGGCGACGGCGGTAGCGGTTGTGTGAGCTTTAGACGTGAAAAGTATGTGCCAGATGGTGGTCCCAATGGTGGTGACGGCGGTGATGGCGGTAATGTGTATTTGGTTGCTGATGAAAACCTCAACACGCTAATCGATTATCGCTTTGAGCGTTTTCACATGGCTGAACGCGGTAAGAACGGTAGCAGCTGTGATTGTACTGGTCGCGCTGGCGAAGACTTATTCTTAAAAGTCCCTGTGGGTACTCGCACTGTCGATGATGAAACGGCTGAGACTTTAGGTGACTTGACTAAGCACGGTCAAAAGTTACTCGTCGCTAAAGGTGGTTTCCACGGTTTAGGTAACACTCGTTTTAAGAGTAGTACTAACCGTGCTCCAAGACAAAAAACCTTAGGTACTCCAGGTGAAGTACGCAGCTTACGTTTAGAGCTATTATTGCTGGCTGACGTCGGTTTGTTAGGTATGCCTAATGCGGGTAAATCTACCTTAATTCGCGCTGTATCACGCGCTAAACCTAAAGTGGCGGATTATCCTTTCACGACCTTAGTGCCTAACTTAGGTGTAGTGAATCCACGCCCTGGTCAAAGTTTCGTTATTGCTGACATCCCAGGCTTAATCGAAGGCGCCGCTGACGGTGCTGGTTTAGGTATTCGCTTCCTTAAGCACTTAGAGCGTTGTCGTATTCTGCTGCATGTGCTTGATATTGAGCCTATCGATGGTAGCAATCCAGTTGAATCAGCGCGTGCTATCGTTGCTGAACTGGAAAAATATTCACCAAAACTTGCCGAGAAGCCTCGCTGGTTAGTGATTAACAAATCAGACTTAATGCTGGAAGAAGAAGTACAAGAGAAAGTTAATCAAATCGTGCGCGATCTTGATTGGCAAGGTGAAGTCTTCACTATCTCTGCTTTCACCCGTACTGGTACTGAAGCCTTAAGTTCAAAGCTGATGGATTACATCAACACCTTACCGATTGAAGATCGTCGTGTCGATCCGGATGCGGAAGTTGAATTTAAGTGGGACAACTATCATCAATCTAACCTCGAAATCGTTGAAGATGATCTCGATGATGAAGATTGGGATGAAGATGACTATGACGTTGAGGTCATCTACCAACGTTAA
- the rplU gene encoding 50S ribosomal protein L21, with amino-acid sequence MYAVFQSGGKQHRVAEGHTVRLEKIEVATGETIEFDQVLLIADGENVKVGAPLVAGGKVVATVINHGRGEKVIIQKFNRRKHHEKKMGHRQWFTEVKITAISA; translated from the coding sequence ATGTACGCTGTTTTTCAAAGTGGCGGTAAGCAACACCGTGTTGCTGAAGGTCATACAGTTCGTTTAGAGAAAATTGAAGTTGCTACCGGCGAAACTATCGAATTCGATCAAGTTCTGCTGATTGCTGATGGCGAAAACGTGAAAGTGGGCGCTCCACTGGTTGCTGGTGGCAAAGTTGTTGCTACCGTTATCAACCATGGTCGCGGCGAGAAGGTTATCATCCAGAAGTTTAACCGTCGTAAGCACCACGAAAAGAAAATGGGCCACCGTCAGTGGTTCACTGAAGTTAAAATCACTGCTATCAGCGCTTAA
- the rpmA gene encoding 50S ribosomal protein L27, translated as MAHKKAGGSTRNGRDSESKRLGVKRFGGESVLAGNIIVRQRGTKFHAGVNVGLGRDHTLFALTDGKVKFEVKGPNNRKFVSIQD; from the coding sequence ATGGCACATAAAAAAGCTGGCGGTTCTACTCGTAACGGCCGCGATTCAGAAAGTAAACGTCTTGGTGTAAAGCGCTTCGGTGGCGAATCAGTTTTGGCTGGTAACATCATCGTTCGTCAACGTGGTACTAAGTTCCACGCCGGTGTAAACGTAGGTTTAGGTCGCGACCATACCTTGTTTGCTCTGACTGACGGTAAAGTTAAGTTCGAAGTTAAAGGTCCTAACAACCGTAAGTTTGTTAGCATCCAAGACTAA
- the apaG gene encoding Co2+/Mg2+ efflux protein ApaG, whose amino-acid sequence MSGLESSISIEVVTEYNAQQSSPSEDKYLFSYTITIINHGDQPATLKARHWIITDANGHKSEVQGAGVVGETPTIAVNSAFQYTSGTILETPIGIMQGSYVMESAAGERFQAAIKPFRLAVPGLLH is encoded by the coding sequence ATGAGCGGACTGGAATCCTCGATATCTATTGAAGTGGTGACTGAGTATAACGCGCAGCAATCCTCTCCCAGTGAAGATAAATACCTGTTCAGTTATACCATCACCATCATTAATCACGGTGACCAGCCTGCGACATTAAAGGCGCGTCACTGGATTATTACCGATGCCAATGGCCATAAGAGTGAAGTCCAAGGCGCGGGCGTGGTTGGAGAAACCCCTACCATAGCTGTGAACTCGGCCTTCCAATATACCAGCGGCACCATTTTAGAAACACCTATTGGTATTATGCAGGGCTCCTACGTGATGGAAAGTGCGGCCGGTGAGAGATTTCAAGCCGCGATTAAGCCTTTCAGATTAGCCGTACCGGGTTTGCTGCACTAG
- the pdxA gene encoding 4-hydroxythreonine-4-phosphate dehydrogenase PdxA, which produces MTIKRIAITPGEPAGIGPDLVVQIAQQHWNAQLVVCADPDLLMNRAQQLGLPLTLEPYQPEVAPKAQRAGTLTIKPFSLAEPSICGQLNENNSAYVVDTLRYAGERNMCGDFDAVVTGPVHKGIINQAGIPFSGHTEFFAQQAKCQDVVMLLTCPGLQVALVTTHIPLAYVAKAITHDRLVHIITILHQELKAKFAINDPKIYVCGLNPHAGEDGHLGREEIDIIIPALNQLRNEFAMNITGPLPADTLFQPKYLDDADVVLAMYHDQGLPVLKAQGFGKSVNITLGLPYIRTSVDHGTALELAGTGTADTGSLVCALNKAIELASN; this is translated from the coding sequence TTGACAATCAAACGCATTGCTATCACTCCGGGTGAACCTGCTGGCATAGGACCCGATCTCGTTGTCCAAATTGCTCAGCAGCACTGGAATGCGCAATTGGTTGTCTGCGCCGATCCTGATCTATTAATGAATCGGGCTCAACAGTTAGGATTACCATTAACCTTAGAGCCCTATCAGCCAGAGGTTGCGCCCAAGGCGCAGCGCGCTGGCACCTTAACCATAAAGCCATTTTCATTAGCAGAACCCTCTATTTGCGGTCAGCTCAACGAAAATAATAGCGCTTATGTGGTCGACACTTTAAGATACGCCGGCGAGCGCAACATGTGCGGCGATTTTGACGCTGTCGTGACAGGTCCGGTGCACAAAGGCATTATCAATCAAGCGGGCATTCCCTTTAGCGGACATACCGAGTTTTTTGCTCAACAAGCAAAATGCCAAGATGTGGTAATGCTGCTTACTTGCCCTGGTTTACAAGTGGCCTTAGTGACGACCCATATCCCATTGGCGTACGTGGCAAAAGCCATCACTCACGACAGATTAGTGCATATAATTACTATCTTGCACCAAGAGTTAAAAGCAAAATTTGCCATTAACGATCCTAAAATCTATGTGTGTGGACTTAATCCGCACGCGGGTGAAGATGGTCATCTTGGCCGCGAAGAAATTGACATTATCATTCCTGCGCTCAATCAGCTCAGAAATGAGTTCGCTATGAATATTACCGGCCCATTGCCGGCGGACACCTTGTTCCAACCTAAATACCTTGATGATGCCGATGTCGTATTGGCCATGTATCATGATCAAGGTTTACCTGTGTTAAAAGCACAGGGATTTGGGAAGTCAGTGAATATTACGCTGGGGCTGCCTTACATACGCACCTCAGTGGATCACGGCACCGCCTTGGAACTTGCTGGCACAGGAACAGCCGACACTGGCAGCTTAGTCTGCGCCCTGAATAAGGCCATTGAACTGGCCTCCAACTGA
- a CDS encoding type II secretion system protein, giving the protein MKKHSGFTLIELVVVIIILGILAVVAAPKFINLENDALDSSVKGVGGAFKSAVDMAHSAWIAKGASGPMEDVPIYSNNADRSGTLDINANGWPAQHFLGPVEESPSLDSVDDCMSVWRILFAGAEPSVSDAAETDKTTYKANYTAAGQCRFVLERDNSYYIDYNSNTGSVITHIP; this is encoded by the coding sequence GTGAAAAAACACTCAGGCTTTACTCTGATTGAACTCGTAGTCGTCATTATTATCCTTGGAATCTTGGCGGTTGTTGCGGCGCCTAAATTTATTAACCTTGAAAATGATGCCTTAGACTCCAGTGTTAAAGGCGTCGGCGGCGCTTTTAAATCGGCGGTTGATATGGCTCATAGCGCTTGGATTGCTAAAGGCGCATCCGGCCCGATGGAAGATGTACCTATTTACTCTAACAATGCAGATCGCTCCGGTACCTTAGATATCAATGCCAATGGGTGGCCAGCGCAGCATTTTCTTGGTCCAGTAGAAGAAAGCCCAAGCCTTGATAGTGTTGACGATTGCATGTCTGTATGGCGCATATTGTTTGCAGGCGCAGAGCCTAGCGTATCAGACGCTGCTGAGACAGATAAGACTACCTATAAAGCCAATTATACCGCAGCCGGTCAATGCCGCTTCGTGTTAGAGCGCGATAATAGCTATTACATAGATTACAACTCAAACACAGGTAGCGTGATTACTCACATTCCTTAA
- the folA gene encoding type 3 dihydrofolate reductase, translating into MQIAMIAAMANNRVIGKNNTMPWHLKEDLQHFKAMTLGKPILMGRKTYESIGRALPGRLNIVMTRDASWQAAGVTRVSSFDEAKALVTECDELVVIGGGELYRQLLPQADKLYLTLIDLDVDGDTHFPDWQVFNWAIESEEQHQNDSGIKYRFINLLKQG; encoded by the coding sequence GTGCAGATAGCCATGATAGCGGCAATGGCCAATAATCGTGTAATTGGCAAAAACAATACTATGCCATGGCACTTAAAAGAAGATTTACAGCACTTTAAAGCCATGACCCTGGGCAAGCCTATATTGATGGGAAGAAAAACCTATGAATCGATTGGTAGAGCCTTACCTGGGCGCCTGAATATAGTCATGACTCGCGATGCATCATGGCAAGCCGCCGGAGTTACGCGAGTGAGTAGCTTTGATGAAGCAAAAGCGCTAGTGACAGAGTGTGATGAGTTAGTGGTGATAGGGGGAGGTGAGTTGTATCGGCAGTTATTGCCGCAGGCCGATAAGCTATATTTGACCTTGATTGATCTTGATGTTGACGGGGATACTCACTTTCCGGATTGGCAAGTATTCAATTGGGCGATTGAATCTGAAGAGCAACATCAAAACGATAGTGGCATAAAATATCGGTTTATCAATTTGCTTAAGCAAGGCTAG
- the rsmA gene encoding 16S rRNA (adenine(1518)-N(6)/adenine(1519)-N(6))-dimethyltransferase RsmA: MSNRVHLGHTARKRFGQNFLTDYNIINRIVGAIAPDNDHVMVEIGPGLAALTEPVADAVDNLTVVELDRDLVERLKQHPVLKDKLTIYQGDALQFDFAQLLQPGKKLKVFGNLPYNISTPLMFHLFEFAEHIENMHFMLQKEVVLRLSAAPGCKAYGRLTVMAQYFCQVVPVLEVPPESFTPAPKVDSAVVRLLPYEVKPWPCDDLAVMQKVTTTAFHMRRKTLRNNLKGLLNDADFASLNIDATLRPEQISVQQYVAMANLVCRRG, encoded by the coding sequence ATGAGCAATAGAGTCCATTTAGGCCACACGGCCAGAAAACGCTTCGGTCAGAACTTTTTAACCGATTACAACATTATTAACCGTATTGTTGGTGCAATCGCACCAGACAATGACCACGTGATGGTGGAAATTGGTCCAGGTCTTGCCGCATTAACTGAGCCAGTAGCTGACGCCGTTGATAACTTAACTGTGGTGGAGTTAGACCGCGATCTGGTTGAGCGTTTAAAGCAGCACCCAGTGCTGAAAGATAAGCTGACTATTTACCAAGGCGATGCCTTACAGTTTGATTTTGCGCAGCTCCTGCAGCCAGGCAAGAAATTAAAAGTATTTGGTAACTTACCTTACAATATTTCTACGCCATTAATGTTCCATTTGTTTGAGTTTGCTGAACATATTGAGAACATGCACTTCATGCTGCAAAAAGAAGTGGTGTTACGCTTATCAGCAGCGCCAGGTTGCAAAGCTTATGGCCGTTTAACAGTAATGGCCCAATACTTCTGCCAAGTGGTACCTGTATTAGAAGTACCACCAGAAAGCTTCACACCAGCTCCTAAAGTAGACTCTGCCGTTGTGCGCTTACTGCCTTATGAAGTTAAGCCATGGCCATGTGACGATCTTGCTGTGATGCAAAAGGTAACGACGACAGCCTTTCATATGCGTCGTAAAACTTTACGCAATAACCTCAAAGGATTATTGAATGATGCTGACTTTGCGAGCTTAAATATCGACGCCACGCTACGCCCTGAGCAAATCAGTGTGCAGCAATATGTCGCTATGGCTAACTTAGTGTGTCGCCGCGGCTAA
- a CDS encoding IS256-like element ISSod4 family transposase, protein MTQPFNFEQALKDLQSGKSLTGKDSILGPLIKQLTEAALQAELEQHLAHDPLPNRKNGKTPKTIKHPSGNFELDTPRDRNGTFEPQLINKNQTTLTDEIERKVLSMFSIGMSYRDINQHVEDMYGINVSNATVSAITDKLIPELKAWQQRPLDSHYPIVWLDAIHYKVKEDGRYVSKAVYTLLALNMKGKKEILGLHLSENEGANYWLSVLTDLNNRGVKDILIACVDGLTGFPEAIASIFPNTETQLCVIHQIRNSMKYVASKHQKAFMADLKPVYRAVSKEAAEMALDELEAKWGDAYPLVINSWRRKWHNLSHYFRYPEHIRKVIYTTNAVEAVHRQFRKLTKTKGAFPNENSLLKLLYAGILNASDKWTMPIHNWSLCLSQLAIYFEGRLDSVLEI, encoded by the coding sequence ATGACCCAACCTTTTAACTTCGAACAAGCCCTTAAAGATCTGCAGTCAGGTAAAAGCCTCACAGGTAAAGACAGCATTCTTGGTCCACTGATCAAGCAACTCACTGAAGCGGCTCTCCAGGCTGAGCTTGAGCAGCATTTAGCGCATGATCCTCTGCCTAATCGTAAAAATGGCAAAACCCCTAAGACCATTAAGCATCCGTCCGGTAACTTTGAGTTAGACACCCCTAGAGACCGCAATGGCACTTTTGAACCTCAGTTGATTAATAAAAATCAAACTACGCTAACCGATGAAATCGAACGTAAAGTGTTATCGATGTTCAGTATAGGTATGAGCTATCGCGATATTAATCAACATGTTGAAGATATGTATGGGATCAATGTATCTAACGCAACAGTCAGTGCTATCACTGACAAACTCATCCCCGAACTTAAAGCGTGGCAACAGCGCCCATTAGATAGCCATTATCCTATCGTTTGGCTTGATGCGATACATTATAAAGTCAAAGAGGATGGGCGTTACGTCAGTAAAGCCGTTTACACATTGTTAGCGCTTAATATGAAAGGAAAAAAGGAAATTTTAGGGCTTCATTTATCCGAAAATGAAGGCGCTAATTACTGGCTATCCGTACTGACCGATCTTAATAATCGTGGTGTAAAAGATATTCTTATCGCCTGTGTTGACGGCTTGACCGGTTTCCCTGAGGCGATAGCCAGTATCTTCCCTAATACGGAAACACAGCTATGTGTTATCCACCAGATCCGCAACTCAATGAAGTATGTCGCCTCAAAACATCAGAAAGCGTTTATGGCTGATTTAAAGCCTGTGTATCGAGCCGTGAGTAAAGAAGCCGCAGAGATGGCATTGGACGAACTGGAGGCCAAATGGGGTGATGCTTATCCGCTGGTAATCAACTCTTGGCGTCGCAAATGGCATAATTTGTCCCATTATTTTAGGTACCCAGAACATATCAGGAAAGTGATTTACACGACCAATGCCGTTGAGGCGGTACATCGCCAATTTAGAAAGCTCACCAAAACCAAAGGTGCTTTTCCTAATGAAAATAGCTTGTTGAAGCTACTTTATGCAGGCATATTAAACGCCTCAGATAAATGGACCATGCCAATCCACAATTGGAGCCTTTGTTTATCTCAGTTAGCGATTTATTTTGAAGGGCGTTTAGATAGCGTGCTAGAAATTTAA
- the ispB gene encoding octaprenyl diphosphate synthase → MDLHAIRELADNDMQAVNQLIYKQLESDVALINQLGFYIINGGGKRLRPLLSVLAARAVDYRGEAHLKLAAIIEFIHTASLLHDDVVDESTMRRGRKTANAMFGNSASVLVGDFLYTRSFQMMTELESMKVLTVLADATNVLAEGEVLQLMNCNDPDTTEQSYMRVIYCKTAKLFEAATQLVAVLAGSDKSWEKALGDYGKYLGTAFQLTDDLLDYTADAEELGKNIGDDLAEGKPTLPLIYAIKHGSPAEQEMIRHAIEHGDGTKDIDAIIAALRHCGALEYTHQRALEESQKAIDALSVLPDSDYKTALVSLAKLAVARNH, encoded by the coding sequence ATGGATTTACATGCCATCCGCGAGCTTGCTGACAACGACATGCAAGCAGTTAACCAACTGATTTATAAGCAGCTTGAGTCAGATGTCGCCCTGATTAACCAATTAGGATTCTATATTATCAATGGTGGGGGAAAGCGTTTAAGACCCTTACTATCAGTATTAGCAGCCCGCGCTGTTGATTATCGAGGCGAAGCTCACCTTAAATTAGCCGCCATTATTGAATTCATTCATACCGCATCTTTACTGCATGACGACGTTGTTGATGAGTCCACCATGCGCCGCGGTCGTAAAACCGCCAACGCCATGTTTGGTAATAGTGCTAGCGTATTAGTGGGTGACTTTCTTTATACCCGCTCATTTCAAATGATGACTGAGCTGGAAAGCATGAAGGTATTAACCGTACTGGCCGATGCCACCAACGTGTTAGCCGAAGGCGAAGTGCTGCAGTTAATGAACTGCAATGACCCAGACACCACAGAACAAAGCTACATGCGCGTGATTTATTGCAAAACAGCTAAGTTATTTGAAGCCGCGACGCAACTTGTCGCCGTACTTGCTGGCAGCGATAAGTCATGGGAAAAAGCATTAGGTGATTATGGTAAGTATTTAGGTACGGCTTTTCAGCTCACTGACGATTTACTCGATTACACCGCTGATGCAGAAGAGTTAGGTAAGAATATTGGTGATGACTTAGCAGAAGGTAAACCAACGCTACCACTTATCTATGCGATTAAACATGGCAGCCCAGCAGAGCAAGAAATGATCCGTCACGCCATTGAACACGGCGATGGCACTAAGGATATCGATGCTATTATTGCTGCGCTGCGTCACTGCGGCGCTTTGGAATACACTCATCAACGTGCGTTAGAAGAATCACAAAAAGCCATTGATGCCTTAAGCGTATTACCCGATAGCGATTATAAAACAGCATTAGTGTCACTGGCTAAACTAGCCGTTGCCCGTAATCATTAA
- a CDS encoding symmetrical bis(5'-nucleosyl)-tetraphosphatase: MAHYFVGDIQGCYQELSLLLDKVDFNPSKDQLWAVGDLVARGPDSLAVLRLFQSLEDAGNLVLGNHDLHLLAVFAGLKKAKACDNLQPILAAEDGDSLINFLRCQPLMRELPEHKIIMTHAGVPPQWDLETLRRESKQVSEALMADDYLEALIAKMYTQTAENWSESLTGVDRLRYCINALTRMRFLHRDGSLDFECKESPQTVQSNDLAPWFTFTGQLPQDYHIIFGHWAALMGQTDNERMLALDTGCCWGEHLTLYHLEKNERITQQSLR; this comes from the coding sequence GTGGCTCACTATTTTGTAGGAGACATTCAAGGTTGTTATCAAGAGCTGAGCCTGTTACTTGATAAAGTGGATTTCAATCCTTCTAAAGATCAACTCTGGGCCGTCGGCGACTTAGTGGCTAGAGGCCCGGACTCATTAGCCGTACTGAGATTATTTCAATCCCTTGAGGATGCTGGCAATCTGGTACTAGGCAATCATGATTTACATCTACTTGCTGTATTTGCTGGTCTAAAAAAAGCAAAAGCTTGCGATAATCTCCAGCCAATTTTAGCCGCCGAAGATGGCGACTCCTTGATCAACTTCTTACGCTGTCAGCCGTTAATGCGCGAATTACCTGAGCATAAAATCATCATGACTCATGCTGGCGTGCCGCCGCAATGGGATCTTGAGACCTTACGACGAGAATCAAAACAAGTGAGCGAAGCACTCATGGCTGATGATTATCTCGAAGCGCTCATCGCCAAGATGTATACCCAAACCGCTGAAAACTGGTCGGAATCACTCACTGGCGTAGATAGGTTACGTTACTGCATTAATGCGCTCACCCGCATGCGCTTTTTGCATCGCGATGGTTCACTCGATTTTGAATGTAAAGAGTCACCACAAACAGTTCAAAGCAACGATTTAGCCCCATGGTTTACCTTTACAGGACAATTACCCCAAGATTACCACATTATCTTTGGTCACTGGGCTGCCCTCATGGGACAAACCGATAATGAGCGCATGCTTGCCTTAGATACCGGCTGCTGCTGGGGTGAACACTTAACTTTGTATCATCTGGAAAAGAACGAGCGCATTACTCAACAATCATTAAGATAG
- the surA gene encoding peptidylprolyl isomerase SurA, with product MKARIRIIAALIGATLSINTMAIPVPLDSVAVQLNDGIILQSEVDNMLSTVKHNAKEAGQSLPSDEALETQVIERLILTRLQLQMAERIGLVVGDLQLDQTIENIAKEQKMSVAQMQSEIEKSGQSFSQYREQMRQEITLGEIQRIQVQRRIQISSQEISTLVKMIEEQGLKNVEFQIGHILIELPSSPTSVQLEAAQTRAEAVLKRLKDGADFKQTAIAASSGPKALEGGIWDYMNINEMPTLFAEVVTDAKKGDIIGPIKSGSGFHIIKVVDTRGLQAKEVHEVKSRHILLKPSPILSEDRAKAMLDQFAQDIRSGKADFASLARQYSEDPGSATKGGELGWADPRMYVPAFAQTLEELNPGELSAPFRSSHGWHIVQLEDSRTTDATAKMNINQAQQLIYRRKFNEELQLWLDEMRSEAYIEIFNNNNSQG from the coding sequence ATGAAAGCTCGGATAAGAATAATAGCTGCCTTAATAGGCGCAACACTCAGCATCAATACAATGGCAATACCTGTGCCGTTAGACAGTGTTGCGGTGCAACTTAACGATGGCATCATTTTACAAAGTGAAGTCGACAATATGCTGAGCACAGTTAAGCATAATGCCAAAGAGGCCGGTCAATCATTACCGTCTGACGAAGCATTAGAAACTCAAGTGATTGAGCGCTTAATTTTAACGCGTTTACAGTTGCAAATGGCTGAGCGTATTGGCTTAGTGGTCGGTGATTTACAACTAGATCAAACCATTGAAAACATTGCGAAAGAGCAAAAGATGTCGGTGGCACAAATGCAGAGCGAAATTGAAAAAAGCGGTCAAAGCTTTAGTCAATATCGCGAGCAGATGCGCCAAGAAATTACCTTAGGCGAAATTCAGCGTATTCAAGTGCAGCGCCGCATTCAAATTTCATCCCAAGAGATTTCAACCTTAGTCAAAATGATTGAAGAACAAGGCTTAAAAAACGTTGAGTTCCAAATTGGTCATATTCTGATTGAATTACCAAGTAGCCCAACCAGCGTCCAATTAGAAGCCGCACAAACACGCGCAGAGGCAGTACTTAAGCGCTTAAAAGATGGCGCTGATTTCAAGCAAACCGCCATTGCCGCGTCATCTGGCCCTAAAGCGCTGGAAGGCGGCATTTGGGATTATATGAATATCAATGAAATGCCGACCTTATTTGCTGAAGTAGTGACTGATGCGAAAAAAGGCGACATTATAGGCCCAATTAAAAGCGGCTCAGGTTTTCATATCATCAAGGTCGTTGATACTCGTGGCTTACAAGCGAAAGAAGTTCATGAAGTAAAATCGCGTCATATCTTATTAAAGCCATCACCGATTTTATCTGAAGATCGCGCTAAGGCTATGCTTGATCAGTTTGCCCAAGATATTCGCAGCGGTAAGGCGGATTTTGCGAGCTTAGCTCGCCAATATTCTGAAGACCCAGGTTCTGCCACCAAAGGCGGCGAGCTAGGATGGGCCGACCCACGCATGTACGTTCCTGCGTTTGCGCAAACCTTAGAAGAGCTCAATCCTGGTGAGCTGAGTGCACCGTTTCGCTCAAGCCACGGCTGGCACATAGTGCAATTAGAAGATAGCCGCACCACAGATGCCACCGCGAAGATGAACATTAATCAGGCGCAGCAATTAATTTACCGCCGTAAATTCAATGAAGAATTACAGCTATGGTTAGATGAAATGCGCTCTGAAGCCTATATTGAAATCTTCAATAATAACAATAGCCAAGGATAA